From the Actinopolymorpha singaporensis genome, the window CGGGCGGCCGGAGCTGACCGCGGATGCCGGCAGGCGGCGCGGCGTCGACCTCGACCAGCGCGGCATCGCCGTCGCTTCCGGTCGCGATCCGGACCGTCAGCCGGGTGCCGTCCGACTCGGTGCGGTAGCACGACCTCACCGTCGTCGGCGAGGACTGCGTGGCGTAACAGGCGAACCCCTTGCCTTCGAGCGGCCGGGTGAGTTCGGTGGCTGGTACGGGGGCGGCAGCGGGACTGGTCTTCTCCTCGTGCGGAGCGGATCCGCCGAGGCCGCCGCCCAGCACTCCGGCGCCGAAGAGGTAGCCGCCGACGATCACGGCGGCGAGGAGGACCACGACCAGGCCGCCGCCGAGTAGCCGGCGGCGCTTCGGAGCCGGCTTGGACGGTGCCTGCGGCGCCTCGGCAGCTTCGTCGGGCCGTGCCGGCCAGCCCGGCGGCGTCCGCGGTGGTCGCTGGTGTCCGGGTGGCGGTCCCTGGGGACCCGGCTGCGGTCCGCCGAACGGCGCGGCGCCCCGAGGACGAGGTGGGTCCTGCCCGAGTGCCGGCTGGTGGTGCTCCGGACGCCCAGCCTGCCCAGGGGGTGCGGTCCGCCAAGGGGGTGCGCCCTGCCCGGGGAATCGGCTTTCCCCGCGCTGCTGACCCTGCCCCGGAGGCGGATCCCCCAGGGGCGGTCCGGGCCGGGCGGACGGAGGAGGACCGGACCGTCGGGGCGGGCGCTGCGGCCCGGGTGGACCGCCGGCTCGCCGATGGGGACCGGCCGGACGTCCCGGTGGCGGTTGGCTCATGGGCGCCCAGTATGCCGTCCGGCCGTGGTCCGGTTGCGCACCTTCTGCCCGACTTTGACAACGCGCGAACGGCCGGTAAAGGTACCCACAGGTCGGTTCTCGTGCTGCTGGTGGCACTCCGGGTAACGACGAGGGTCCGGGCGACCTGCTGGTCGATCAACCGTCTGGCTCGACATCGCGGTACGTCCGATCGACCGACATGACGTCCGGTACGCCCGACCGACGTGACGAGGGGAGAAGCTGGCCAGTGCAACCTCCAGCAGGCCGTCGGCCGGGACCACCAGCACACGGACCGCAGCAGCGACCACCGCAAGGACCTCGGCAGGGACCGCCGCAGGGACAGCCGTACGGGCAGGACCCAGGACAGCGACAGGGGACACAGGCCGGCCGTCAGGCACCCGGAGGCCCGCCGCCGGCGAGGCCCGGCGGTCGTACGCACCTGCCGGGCCGGCGCACTCCGCCTCCGACGCCGCGCGGCGGGCGGCGCGCCGGCCGCGTGCTGGGACTGCTCGGCCTGGTGGTGCTCCTCGTCGCCGTCGCCGGGGGAGCGGTGTGGTTCGGCAAGAACTGGAACCACAGCTCGGCCGAGGACTCTGGTGACTACTACGGCAAGCAGGCGGACACCCCGCGCGAGGCCCCCACCTACGCCCAACCTGGTGGCACCGGTGGCGCGATGGGACGCGCCCTGCGTGCCAGCCTCACCTCCGCCGGCTTCTCCTGTACCCGTACCCCCGGAAACCGTTCGGCGCTGCTGACGTGCGTCCTGACCGGGAAGGACCCCGCACCTTTCGTGGCGAAGGTGACCGTGCTGACCGGCCGCGAGCAGGTCGTCCGGGTCGACGCCGACGTACGCCCCGACCCGGCCTGGTCGGAGCTGGACTCCGGCGGCGACAGCTTCGAAGGCGGGCCGGACGTGTCGGCCGTGGCGTACCGAACGTTCACCGTGCTGGGCCTGGCCGCGATCCCCGACGGTGAGCGCCCCGAGTTCGACAAGGCGATGCGGACGTCACTGTCGGAGAGGAGCCGGGAGACCGCGAAGACGTCGGTCGCCGACGTCGCCGTGATGGTGCGGACGTCCGGTCCGTCCACCTTCGAACTCAGGCGGGACCAAGCGAGTGGCCAGCTCGACTACACGCCGGGCCTCAGCCTGGTCACCCCGAAGGAGGTGTCGGCCGCGCTCGGCAAGCAGGGGCTGAGCTGCCGGCGGGCGGAGGAGTCGATGACCTGTACCCGTGGCGACGTCAAGGTCCACCTGACATTTCCCCGGCCGCGGACCAGGGGCCCCGACCAGAACATCACCGAGCTGACGGCCACCGCGCCGGCCGTCGGCGGCGCCGTCAACCCGGAGTTGCGGACCACCGCGCGAACCCTCACCGGGCTGGTGGTCGGGAAGTTCGGCGGTGCCGGGCCGGCGCAGTCCTGGGCCGGCGGTTGCTTCGGCGACCGGACCGCGGTGACGGTGGCGGGTGCCAGCACGCTGGTCTGCTCACCGCGCCTCACGGGGACGACCGGCTCCCCTCGGGTCGTGAGCCAGGAGTTTGCCGTCCGCCCGGTGCAGGACTGACGCTCCGGCCGCTCCCGGTCCGTCCTGGGGGTGGTGCGCGCTAGCGTTCCACCATGGCGACGCCGTACGAAGAGATCGAGGTCGGTGACCGCACCGTCCGCCTCACCAACCCCGACAAGATCTACTTTCCTGAGCGGGGCTTCACCAAGCGCGACGTGGTGCACTACTTCCTGTCCGTGGGCGAGGGCATCCTCGGCGCGCTGCGCGAGCGGCCGACGACCCTGGAGCGCTGGCCCGGCGGCGTATTCGAGGGCGCGAAGCTGTCCACCCGGGCCGACAACCGCGGCGACGCGTTCTACCAGAAGCGGATCCCGAAGGGTGCGCCCGAGTGGGTGGAGACCGCCCGCATCGCGTTCCCGAGCGGGCGGTTCGCCGACGAGGTCTGCCCGACAGAGCTCGCGGTGGTGGCCTGGGCGGCCAACCTCGGCACGCTGACGTTCCACCCCTGGCCGGTCCGGCGCGCCGACGTCGACAATCCCGACCAGATCCGGATCGATCTCGACCCCCAGCCCGGCACCGACTTCACCCACGCGGCCGCGGTGGCGCCGCGGTTGCGGGAGCTGCTGCACGAGCTGGGCATGGAGGGGTGGCCGAAGACCTCCGGTGGCCGTGGCCTGCACGTCTACGTCCCGATCCAGCCGCGCTGGCCGTTCACCGAGGTACGCCGTGCCGTGATCGCCCTGGGCCGGGAGCTGGAACGCCGGATGCCCGACCACGTGACGATCTCGTGGTGGAAGGAGGAACGCGGCGAGAAGGTGTTCATCGACTACAACCAGATGGCCCGCGACCGCACGATCGCCTCGGCCTACTCCCTGCGGCCCAATCCGCGGGCGACCGTGTCGGCTCCGCTGCGCTGGGACGAGCTGACCGAGGTCCGCCCCGACGACTTCGACCTGGAGACCATGCCCAAGCGGTTCGCCGAAGTGGGCGACCTGCACGCGCCCGTCAACGACGAGGCGTACGACCTCACGCCCCTGCTGGAGTGGGCCGACCGGGACGCCCGCGACCACGACCTGGGCGACCTGCCCTACCCGCCGGACTACCCGAAGATGCCGGGAGAGCCGATGCGGGTACAGCCCAGCCGGGCGAAGAAGGCCTGACCGCAAGGCGGGGTTGACGCTCGGGAGAGGTACACGGCACGGCGATGACGGACGAACGGGCCGCGAGCGCGGCGGTGGAGCAGGCGTTCACCGACCACTGGGGCCGGCTGCTCGCCCTGCTCACCGGACAGCTGCGCAGTATGGAGATCGCGGAGGAGTCGCTGGCCGACGCCTTCGAGCGCGCGGTCCGGCACTGGGCCGCGGACGGCGTACCCGACCGGCCGGAGGCCTGGCTGCTCACCACCGCCCGCCGCCGCGGCGTCGACCAGCTGCGCCGGGAGAAGACCCTGGCCCGCAAGCTTCCCCTGCTCGTCGTCGACGCCGAGCCGGCCGGGGCCACCGGCACCGCGGACGCCGCGGACCTCGCCGACCTCGGCGCCGGCACGGGGGAGGAGATACCGGACGAGCGCCTGCGCCTGTTGTTCACCTGCTGCCACCCGGCGCTGGCGATGCCGGCCAGGGTGGCCCTCACGCTTCGCATGGTCGGCGGCCTGACCACGGCCGAGATCGCCCGGGCGT encodes:
- the ligD gene encoding non-homologous end-joining DNA ligase, which codes for MATPYEEIEVGDRTVRLTNPDKIYFPERGFTKRDVVHYFLSVGEGILGALRERPTTLERWPGGVFEGAKLSTRADNRGDAFYQKRIPKGAPEWVETARIAFPSGRFADEVCPTELAVVAWAANLGTLTFHPWPVRRADVDNPDQIRIDLDPQPGTDFTHAAAVAPRLRELLHELGMEGWPKTSGGRGLHVYVPIQPRWPFTEVRRAVIALGRELERRMPDHVTISWWKEERGEKVFIDYNQMARDRTIASAYSLRPNPRATVSAPLRWDELTEVRPDDFDLETMPKRFAEVGDLHAPVNDEAYDLTPLLEWADRDARDHDLGDLPYPPDYPKMPGEPMRVQPSRAKKA